Proteins found in one Aspergillus chevalieri M1 DNA, chromosome 2, nearly complete sequence genomic segment:
- the SOG2_1 gene encoding putative cell morphogenesis protein Sog2 (COG:T;~EggNog:ENOG410PMC7;~InterPro:IPR019487,IPR001611,IPR003591,IPR017241, IPR032675;~PFAM:PF13855;~go_component: GO:0016021 - integral component of membrane [Evidence IEA];~go_function: GO:0004888 - transmembrane signaling receptor activity [Evidence IEA];~go_function: GO:0005515 - protein binding [Evidence IEA];~go_process: GO:0002224 - toll-like receptor signaling pathway [Evidence IEA];~go_process: GO:0006955 - immune response [Evidence IEA]), with protein MLSTMVRPEDTIRVPRLYHGNTEEDAGSRGTPESNVPHRPPTNDGRPKSESEMSQGNGQMGECGNRISGSARPHPGPKLLSQEETTEIARHAVENGIQETKRSLAGNEAVSDVVKPKLTIDLGHSNIVRIPEPVVDIIKDEVERLSLSNNHIFHIPFRFSECSHLRYLNIRANNFREFPKGVYKLPLLEILDISRNKISHLPEEIKKLTSLRVLSVMQNRLEDLPLGLSEMSKLQILKVAGNPLKAPLRQALEDSESVIAPSMSDNEKEVAVTAELKRFLKTRQLDTTPEVEGNGEPSDAVLETPKPVKRGLNSRFPVIPSTGDGASGPRSPSLSRPPPIPVKSHYRIASGQNAYQSGVLQRPGINPIPANERNRSNSEGIIQASIAARSKRMGVVNRKNTDLGTLDETRPYRNSHFRGLSHGSLLKTRPSGAAAGSNSSSPSSPKERRRLRDGFVNRMSSLPEHKGERETPDPVVEGAKGILFALFQVQSHVSALINVIKRDDSRRNSLEIVFYNASTHVDRLNEALENVENPEDMDVAKLSNETVKRECETCIMAYTHVAMQLRNSLDKIIANGDARYVRSLMLMVYGGVCELRNACMSLGVPLGTRKRVSSAKPPIPEINKECASVASDRFPGPTMTPTRDRAPSVRRFRSDTTIQRPQFANGPLAGPGNFQSAVSSPGFAPPSFSFGSRSRSSSRSNLINTSVPSSLATPRSGESFPPIPSSVVPRINPMTGLDEIEEERIFEKIFHQLTAAYTAALQALPLARRQFMRCLEVAEHAREPQGIQMLWNNLIRRCRVCLEVSEALGLRLSNMKVKEPGGGMRNQREFWQLCKTFMHSFVDLVTDMREIRSMQLLPPDIVIILRPVQRASREAGRLIEASPWSYLADMASNNGPGNIYGPPLQGQHPHQGSVSNPSGFGMGSPPSLPLPATPLSAALGPAAQATVPSTPASAYSDKFFEGDVFQRADSLLSMPNQAPFFRR; from the exons ATGCTTTCTACAATGGTTCGTCCGGAGGACACGATTAGGGTACCCCGTCTATACCATGGCAATACAGAGGAGGATGCCGGAAGCAGAGGGACGCCAGAATCGAATGTCCCCCATCGTCCTCCTACCAATGATGGCCGACCGAAAAGTGAATCAGAAATGTCACAAGGCAATGGACAAATGGGCGAATGTGGTAATAGGATCAGCGGCAGTGCGAGACCTCACCCAGGCCCTAAACTGCTTTCGCAAGAGGAGACCACTGAAATTGCCCGTCACGCGGTGGAGAATGGAATCCAAGAGACCAAGCGTTCGCTGGCCGGAAATGAGGCTGTCAGTGACGTTGTTAAGCCAAAACTGACGATCGATCTGGGCCATTCGAACATTGTCCGTATTCCCGAACCTGTGGTCGATATCATCAAGGATGAAGTTGAAAG GCTCTCCCTGTCGAATAAtcatatcttccacatccCTTTCCGTTTCTCAGAGTGCTCCCACCTACGATACCTTAACATTCGAGCAAACAATTTTCGGGAGTTCCCCAAAGGG GTGTATAAATTGCCACTCCTGGAAATCTTGGACATTAGTCGAAACAAGATCAGCCATTTACCGGAAGAAATCAAGAAGTTGACCTCCCTACGCGTCTTGTCGGTAATGCAAAATCGTCTTGAAGACCTACCTCTTGGACTCTCAGAAATGAGCAAGCTCCAGATCTTGAAGGTCGCCGGGAACCCGTTAAAGGCTCCTTTGCGACAAGCGTTGGAAGATTCAGAGTCGGTAATTGCACCTTCGATGTCTGACAATGAGAAAGAAGTTGCAGTCACTGCAGAGTTAAAACGTTTCTTGAAAACACGGCAATTGGACACTACCCCAGAGGTGGAAGGTAACGGCGAGCCAAG TGATGCAGTACTCGAGACCCCAAAGCCCGTCAAACGTGGACTTAATAGTCGCTTTCCTGTCATCCCGAGCACCGGTGATGGTGCCTCTGGTCCTAGGTCACCTTCACTGTCGCGCCCCCCTCCAATCCCTGTCAAGTCTCATTATCGTATTGCTTCGGGACAGAATGCTTACCAAAGCGGTGTACTCCAGCGTCCGGGAATCAATCCTATACCGGCCAATGAACGCAATCGGAGCAACAGTGAGGGCATCATACAAGCCTCGATAGCTGCCCGCAGCAAACGCATGGGTGTCGTCAATAGAAAAAACACAGATTTGGGTACTTTGGATGAGACGCGTCCGTATCGAAACAGTCACTTCCGTGGGCTTAGTCACGGCTCTCTTCTCAAAACAAGACCATCTGGGGCCGCGGCTGGCAGCAATTCGTCTAGTCCAAGCAGTCCCAAAGAGCGCAGACGGTTGAGGGACGGATTTGTCAATAGGATGTCAAGCTTGCCAGAACACAAGGGCGAAAGGGAAACGCCAGATCCTGTTGTTGAAGGTGCCAAAGGCATACTCTTCGCACTTTTCCAGGTCCAGTCCCACGTGTCCGCCTTGATCAATGTGATCAAACGAGACGATTCTCGACGGAACAGTCTCGAAATCGTCTTCTATAACGCATCTACTCATGTGGACCGACTCAACGAGGCTCTTGAAAACGTGGAAAACCCAGAGGATATGGACGTAGCGAAACTGTCCAACGAGACGGTTAAGCGCGAGTGTGAGACTTGTATAATGGCCTACACCCACGTTGCTATGCAGCTGCGCAATAGCCTAGACAAGATTATCGCCAACGGAGACGCGCGATATGTTCGTTCCTTAATGCTTATGGTGTACGGGGGTGTGTGCGAGTTACGGAACGCCTGCATGAGCTTAGGTGTCCCCTTAGGAACTCGCAAGCGAGTATCATCGGCCAAGCCACCTATACCAGAAATCAACAAAGAGTGTGCCAGTGTCGCCTCAGACCGCTTCCCTGGGCCAACAATGACACCAACAAGGGATCGAGCTCCGTCAGTGCGCCGATTCCGCAGCGATACTACCATCCAGCGTCCTCAGTTTGCAAATGGGCCATTAGCAGGGCCAGGCAATTTCCAGTCTGCGGTCAGCTCACCAGGCTTTGCTCCCCCTTCATTCAGCTTCGGATCGCGCAGCCGGTCCAGTAGCAGATCGAATCTTATCAATACATCAGTTCCCTCATCACTTGCAACACCTCGCTCAGGCGAATCGTTCCCACCGATTCCCAGCTCAGTCGTGCCGCGGATAAACCCAATGACGGGATTAGATGAAATTGAGGAAGAACGGATATTCGAAAAGATTTTCCATCAGCTTACAGCAGCATACACTGCCGCTCTTCAAGCATTACCCTTGGCCCGCCGTCAGTTTATGAGATGCCTAGAGGTTGCAGAACATGCACGAGAGCCCCAGGGAATACAGATGTTATGGAACAACCTCATTCGTCGATGCCGCGTGTGCTTGGAAGTTTCAGAAGCGCTTGGTTTACGTCTTTCGAACATGAAGGTCAAAGAGCCAGGTGGTGGAATGCGCAACCAGCGCGAATTCTGGCAGCTGTGCAAAACATTCATGCACTCATTCGTCGATCTCGTAACCGACATGCGCGAGATTAGAAGCATGCAACTCCTCCCTCCCGACATCGTCATAATCCTCCGTCCTGTTCAGCGCGCAAGCAGAGAAGCCGGTCGACTCATCGAAGCATCCCCTTGGTCGTATCTTGCAGATATGGCCTCGAACAATGGACCAGGGAATATCTACGGACCACCATTGCAGGGTCAGCATCCACATCAAGGATCTGTTTCCAACCCAAGTGGTTTTGGAATGGGCTCACCTCCGTCTCTTCCCCTTCCGGCAACTCCGTTGAGTGCGGCGCTTGGTCCTGCTGCGCAAGCCACTGTGCCTTCTACCCCAGCCAGTGCGTATAGTGATAAATTCTTTGAGGGGGATGTGTTCCAGCGAGCCGACTCATTGCTTTCGATGCCAAACCAAGCACCATTCTTCCGTCGGTGA
- the cp9 gene encoding putative serine carboxypeptidase (COG:E,O;~EggNog:ENOG410PVH1;~InterPro:IPR018202,IPR001563,IPR029058;~MEROPS:MER0001944;~PFAM:PF00450;~SECRETED:SignalP(1-21);~go_function: GO:0004185 - serine-type carboxypeptidase activity [Evidence IEA];~go_process: GO:0006508 - proteolysis [Evidence IEA]), whose protein sequence is MNIITFLFGFHALWTIQASLAARVDQAPSSISPFEVHSLPGAPSLPPSWAGRLPVPDVEEGNSLFFWLVEAEDSAYDDNLISQLIKYTFQKCKLIRLVWLNGGPGCSSLLGLTGGNGPMSFVGNSTKLESNPYSWSKLGHVLYIDQPVGTGYSTASDPYPVHDMDRVTSDFHAWLQSFLTQFSHLQSKRVHLIGESYAGFYIPYFASAIIDNQDSFPLDLASLSMGDPTIGDPAAMTSVMIGQYLESQKSALQIPDDIISAFTEGSEECGFDGIAQKLNTYPPKTGPIPIPGNPDNLYTLKGADALINGDDCYPHATDADGVLYSILNEADCLGSCATFNTAIDYLYTKNNCFDQYDISNCCDKISQFPILANYFGRADVQAALNIPPPSTDSPAHYSACSNNILAALTLSETATIPTSPTFSILPSILNNGSIAVHVYSGEYDFLLNHFGTELVLQNMTWNGAQGFVEKPSKAFYSDDAMPDDSEKGEDKNVAGTWGEERGLSYHFFHGAGHSVFAKKGREMFAFVRDVVVA, encoded by the coding sequence ATGAATATCATCACCTTTCTTTTCGGATTCCACGCCCTATGGACAATCCAAGCCTCGCTGGCGGCTCGGGTTGACCAGGCGCCCTCGAGTATCTCCCCGTTCGAGGTCCATTCGCTTCCTGGGGCTCCTTCTTTGCCGCCCAGCTGGGCTGGACGGCTTCCTGTGCCGGACGTGGAAGAGGGTAATTCGTTGTTCTTTTGGCTTGTCGAGGCTGAGGATTCTGCATACGATGACAATCTTATCAGTCAGTTGATCAAATACACTTTTCAGAAATGCAAGCTGATAAGACTAGTTTGGCTCAACGGCGGCCCAGGTTGTTCGTCCTTGCTAGGACTGACAGGAGGCAACGGTCCAATGTCCTTCGTTGGCAACTCGACCAAGCTGGAGAGTAACCCATACTCCTGGTCTAAACTCGGCCATGTGCTGTACATCGACCAGCCGGTTGGCACGGGATACTCGACCGCAAGCGATCCATACCCAGTGCATGACATGGACCGAGTGACATCCGACTTTCACGCATGGCTGCAGTCCTTCCTCACGCAGTTCTCTCACCTCCAATCGAAACGCGTGCACTTGATCGGAGAGTCCTACGCGGGCTTCTACATTCCCTACTTCGCCTCTGCCATCATCGACAACCAGGACTCCTTCCCATTAGACCTCGCTTCCCTGTCCATGGGCGATCCCACAATAGGAGACCCCGCAGCCATGACCTCCGTGATGATCGGACAATACctcgaatcccaaaaatccGCCCTCCAGATCCCCGACGACATCATCTCAGCTTTCACAGAAGGAAGCGAAGAATGCGGCTTCGACGGAATCGCGCAAAAACTAAACACATACCCTCCGAAAACTGGCCCCATCCCTATCCCGGGAAACCCAGACAACCTCTACACCCTGAAAGGCGCAGACGCGCTCATCAACGGAGATGACTGCTACCCACACGCAACCGACGCAGACGGCGTCCTATACTCCATCCTAAACGAAGCAGATTGCCTCGGCTCCTGCGCAACCTTCAACACAGCCATCGACTACCTCTACACCAAAAACAACTGCTTCGACCAGTACGACATCAGCAACTGCTGTGACAAAATCAGCCAATTCCCTATCCTCGCGAACTACTTCGGCCGCGCAGATGTCCAAGCAGCGCTCAACATCCCGCCTCCATCGACAGACTCGCCGGCCCATTACTCCGCCTGCAGCAACAACATCCTCGCAGCCCTAACTCTATCCGAAACCGCCACCATCCCGACCTCACCTACATTCTCCATTCTCCCTTCAATCCTCAATAACGGCAGTATCGCGGTGCACGTGTACTCCGGCGAATACGACTTCCTGCTCAACCACTTCGGCACGGAACTCGTTCTGCAAAATATGACCTGGAACGGCGCGCAGGGGTTCGTGGAGAAGCCGTCGAAGGCGTTTTACAGCGATGATGCTATGCCGGATGATAGCGAGAAGGGTGAGGATAAGAATGTGGCGGGGACTTGGGGTGAGGAGCGCGGGCTGAGTTATCATTTCTTCCATGGGGCGGGGCATAGTGTTTTTGCGAAGAAGGGGAGGGAGATGTTTGCTTTTGTTAGggatgttgttgttgcttaG